The following coding sequences lie in one Dunckerocampus dactyliophorus isolate RoL2022-P2 chromosome 4, RoL_Ddac_1.1, whole genome shotgun sequence genomic window:
- the LOC129179213 gene encoding gastrula zinc finger protein XlCGF57.1-like, whose translation MASDEEELSRTKEENERQQLEVCTAYDVQNIEDVQQMFGQEEHLPRPHGGSSTLEQEDPYIKEEEEELWTTQEKGCLLRPEEADLTRLPLTVVSVKIEDHEDKPAESSPLHHSPDVQQLIACQEERPLQPQGGRSTLKQEAPQPAHVKEEEVELWITKEGECLQRPEEADLTKLPLTIVSVKTEDHEDKPPESSQLEADGDHCGGSQADNLLAPLSDSDDTTLHDNVTGQKPFSCSLCGNLFSRKYTLKNHMRTHTGEKPFSCSVCAKGFSQNCVLTRHMRTHTGEKPFSCSECGKKFSEKGKMLSHMRTHTGEKPFSCSTCGTRFTSKSNMQSHIRKHTVEKPFSCSVCAKGFLKNSDLTRHMRTHTRGKHFNCSHCGKTFSRRGKMLSHMRSHTGEKPFSCSVCGKRYSCNRYIQSHMRTHTGEKPFSCSVCAKRFFSKRNMQLHMKTHAVEKPFCCSVCAKGFFQNSDLTRHMRTHTGEKPFICSDCGKTFSESGKLLLHMRTHTGEKPFSCSVCSKRFSSTSNMQTHFRTHTGQKPVACSVCAKGFLKNSDLTRHMRKHTGEKPFSCFICGEKFSCKSSLNRHMQNH comes from the exons ATGGCGTCggacgaggaggaactttctcgaacaaaagaggagaacgagcgacaacaaCTGGAGGTTTGCACGGCTTACGACGTGCAAAACATTGAAG acgtccagCAGATGTTTGGTCAAGAAGAACATCTTCCTCGGCCGCATGGGGGGAGCTCCACTTTGGAGCAGGAGGACCCgtacattaaagaggaagaggaggaactctggacCACTCAGGAGAAAGGGTGTCTCCTAAGGccggaggaggctgatctcacaaggttgccactgactgttgtTTCTGTGAAGattgaagaccatgaagacaaaccagcCGAGTCCTCACCGCTTCATCACAGTCCAG ACGTCCAGCAGCTGATTGCTTGTCAAGAAGAACGGCCCCTTCAGCCGCAGGGGGGAAGgtccactttgaagcaggaggcGCCACAGCCCGcccacgttaaagaggaagaggtggAACTCTGGATCACTAAGGAGGGAGAGTGTCTTCAAAGAccggaggaggctgatctcaccaagttgccactgactaTTGTCTCTGTGAAaactgaagaccatgaagacaaaccacctgagtcctcgcagctagaagctgatggagaccactgtggaggatcgcaagcagacaacctcttagctccactatcagatagtgacgacacaacatTGCACGACAATGTGACAGgacaaaaaccttttagttgctcactGTGTGGTAATTTATTTTCTCGGAAGTACACCTTAAAGaatcacatgagaacacacactggagaaaaaccttttagttgttcagtttgtgcaAAAGGCTTTTCTCAAAACTGTGTTTTGACGCGACACATGcggacgcacacaggagaaaaacccttcagtTGCTCAGAGTGTGGTAAAAAATTTTCTGAAAAAGGAAAGATGCTGTctcacatgagaacgcacaccggagaaaaacctttcagttgttcAACTTGTGGCACAAGATTCACTTCCAAAAGTAATATGCAATCACACATTAGAAAACATACAGTtgaaaaaccctttagttgctcagtttgtgcaaaaggctttttaaaaaactCTGATTTGACTCGACACATGCGGACACACACAAGAGGGAAACATTTCAATTGCTCACACTGTGGTAAAACATTTTCTCGAAGGGGAAAGATGCTGTCACACATGAGatcgcacacaggagaaaaaccttttagttgttcagtttgtggtaaaagatacTCTTGCAACCGTTACATacaatcacacatgagaacacacacaggagaaaaaccttttagttgttccGTTTGTGCTAAAAGATTCTTTTCAAAACGTAACATGCAACTTCACATGAAAACGCATGCAGTAGAAAAACCCTtttgttgctcagtttgtgcaaAAGGCTTTTTCCAAAACTCTGATTTGACTCGACACATGCGgacgcacacaggagagaaacccttcatttgctcagactgtggtaaaacgTTTTCTGAAAGTGGAAAGCTGCTgttacacatgagaacgcacacaggagaaaaaccttttagctgTTCCGTTTGCAGTAAAAGATTCTCCTCCACAAgtaacatgcaaacacactttCGAACACACACTGGACAAAAACCTGTTGCTTGTTCAGTTTGTGCAAAAGGCTTTCTTAAAAACTCGGACTTGACTCGACACATGCggaaacacacaggagaaaaaccttttagctgttttattTGTGGCGAGAAATTTTCTTGCAAGTCCTCTTTGAATAGGCACATGCAGAATCACTGA
- the LOC129179221 gene encoding zinc finger protein OZF-like, translating into MNHCFAKMATSGRREGGRELSPPTPSKSSTEKKPQSADNGNQQLIGHQEERPPRLQGGRSILKPEDPQPPHVKEEEEELRTTQEGEFLLGPEEADLTKLPLTVVSVKIEDHEDKPPESSCWLCPSDVQQLTGNQEERPPQPQEGSSTLKQEDSQPPHVKEEEEELWITQEGEPCLGPEEADLTKLPLTVVSVKTEDSEDEPQVDNLLAPLSDGDDTTSHYPEDEDTEDTHEPLSSDTDSEGDMRTHTDKKHSECSKKKTGKTCLTCSVCAKTFTQKGHLTQHMRTHTGEKPFSCSVCEKRFSVKSNMVSHMRTHTGEKPFCCSVCGKRFSHKGAMLIHMRTHTGKTPFCCSVCGERFSHSNSLSRHMSKHTGEKPFICSVCGKRFTQKPHMISHMRTHTGEKPFSCSVCGKIFSHDTTLRSHMRTHTGEQPFSCTVCGKRFSQKPHMTSHMRTHTGEKPFNCSVCGKIFSHDAALRSHMRTHTGEKPFSCSVCGKRFSQKPHMITHLRTHTGEKPFSCSVCGKRFSQKSNMVSHRRKHNGEKASQEGLGSASDENKIR; encoded by the exons ATGAACCACTGCTTTGCTAAGATGGCGACGTCCGGTCGAAGAGAGGGCGGGAGAGAATTATCGCCACCAACTCCCAGCAAATCATCAACGGAGAAAAAGCCCCAAAGTGCAGATAACG GCAaccagcagctgattggtcatcAAGAAGAACGTCCTCCTCGGCTGCAAGGGGGGAGATCCATTTTGAAACCGGAGGATCCACAGCCCccccacgttaaagaggaagaggaggaactccgGACCACTCAAGAGGGAGAGTTTCTTCTTGGGccggaggaggctgatctcaccaagttgccactgactgttgtctctgtgaaaattgaagaccatgaagacaaaccacctgagtcgtCATGTTGGTTGTGTCCTTCAGACGTCCAGCAGCTGACTGGTAATCAAGAAGAACGTCCCCCTCAGCCACAGGAGgggagctccactttgaagcaggaggatTCACAGCCCCCCCATgttaaagaagaagaggaggaactctggatcACTCAGGAAGGAGAGCCTTGTCTAGGGCCGGAGGAGGCTGATTTAaccaagttgccactgactgttgtctctgtgaagactgaagattCTGAAGACGAACCACAAGTAGACAACCTCCTAGCTCCACTGTCAGAtggtgacgacacaacgtcacactatCCTGAGGATGAAGACACGGAGGACACCCACGAACCGTTGAGTAGCGATACAGATTCTGAAGGTGATATGAGGACTCACACTGACAAGAAACACTCTGaatgctctaaaaagaagacaggtaAAACGTGTTtgacctgctcagtttgtgctaaaacATTTACTCAAAAGGGTCATTTGActcaacacatgagaacacacacaggtgaaaaaccctttagttgttCAGTGTGTGAGAAAAGATTCTCAGTCAAAAGTAatatggtatcacacatgagaacccacacaggagaaaaacctttctgttgctcagtttgtggtaaaagattctcccATAAAGGGGCAATGTTAAtccacatgagaacacacacaggaaaaacaCCGTtttgttgctcagtttgtggtgaaAGATTTTCTCACAGTAACAGTTTGAGTCGACACATGTCCAAACACaccggagaaaaaccttttatttgctcagtttgtggaaaAAGGTTCACTCAAAAGCCACACATgatatcacacatgagaacgcacacaggagaaaaaccctttagttgctcagtttgtggtaaaatatTCTCTCATGATACAACGTTACGAtcgcacatgagaacacacacgggagagCAACCCTTTAGTTGTAcggtttgtggtaaaagattttcCCAAAAGCCACACATgacatcacacatgagaacgcacacaggagaaaaaccctttaattgttcagtttgtggtaaaatcTTCTCTCACGATGCAGCTTTGCGAtcgcacatgagaacgcacacgggagaaaaaccctttagctGTTCTGTTTGCGGGAAAAGATTCTCCCAAAAACCACACATGATCACACAcctgagaacgcacacaggagaaaaaccgtttagttgttcagtttgtgggaaaagattctctcaaaaaTCAAATATGGTATCAcacagaagaaaacacaacggAGAAAAAGCTTCTCAAGAAGGACTGGGGTCAGCCtcagatgaaaataaaataaggtgA
- the LOC129179216 gene encoding oocyte zinc finger protein XlCOF22-like isoform X3 — MRTHTANKYSECSEKKRDIQPIARERQRPPQMQEGSSTLKREDPTPPHVKEEEEELWTTQEGEHLLGLEVADLTKLPLTGVSVKTEDDEDKPAESFFWFCPADVQQLISHQEECPRQLQASATLKQEDPQPPHVKEEEDEPQLSHVKKERVELWTTQEEQRFLGQEKADLTKLPLTVKIEDKPPESSQLHHSPSEENRGAERPSSSSSPQHMTTEADGDHCGGSQADNLLAPLSDSDDTTSHSSEDEDGDDTQEPLSSDTDGEGDMRTHADNKHSKCSKKKTGKNCLTCAFCSKSFHYKSNLNVHMRRHTGEKPFSCSVCAKRFSRQSHLTQHMPTHTGEKPFSCSVCAKCFSLKGHLTRHMLTHTGEKPFSCSVCAKSFSFRSGMTRHMLTHTGEKPFSCSVCAKSFSFQNRLTRHMLTHTGEKPFICSVCSQGFARKSTMFLHMRTHTGEKPFYCSVCGRRFSRKEYMVSHMRTHEGEKPFHCSVCGRIFSRRERMISHMRTHKGQKPVCCSVCGKSYFRQTTSANHIVKHTGGEKTCCCSVLLFRLFV; from the exons ATGCGGACTCACACTGCCAACAAATACTCTGAATGCTCCGAAAAGAAGAGAG acatccaACCGATTGCTCGTGAAAGACAACGTCCCCCTCAGATGCAGGAGgggagctccactttgaagcGGGAGGATCCAACGCCCCCgcatgttaaagaggaagaggaggagctctggaccactcaggagggagagcatcttctaGGACTGGAAGTggctgatctcaccaagttgccactgactggtgtctctgtgaagactgaagatgatgaagacaaaccaGCTGAATCCTTTTTCTGGTTTTGTCCTGCAGATGTCCAGCAGCTGATTAGTCATCAAGAAGAGTGTCCCCGTCAGTTGCAAGCGAGCGCCACTTTGAAACAGGAGGATCCACAGCCCCcccatgttaaagaggaagaggacgaGCCACAGCTCTCCCATGTTAAAAAGGAAAGGGTGGAACTCTGGACCACTCAAGAGGAACAACGTTTTCTCGGGCAGGAAaaggctgatctcaccaagttgccactgactgtgAAGAtagaagacaaaccacctgagtcctcacagcttcatcacagtccaagtgaggagaacagaggggcggagcgtccaagcagcagcagctcaccacaacacatgacaacagaagctgatggagaccactgtggaggatcacaagcagacaacctcttagctccactatcagatagtgatgaCACAACATCACACTCTTCTGAGGATGAAGACGGGGACGACACCCAAGAACCtttgagcagcgatacagacggtgaaggtgatatgaggactcatgctgacaacaaacactccaaatgctctaaaaagaagacaggtaAAAACTGTTTGACGTGCGCTTTTTGTTCTAAAAGCTTTCATTATAAGAGTAATTTGAATGTACACATGCGTagacacacaggagaaaaacctttcagttgctctgTTTGTGCTAAACGCTTTTCTCGTCAGAGCCATCTGACTCAGCACATGCCGACAcatacaggagaaaaacccttcagttgctcagtttgtgctaaatgtttttctcttaaGGGCCACTTGACTCGACACATGctgacgcacacaggagaaaaacctttcagttgctcagtttgtgctaaaagcttTTCCTTTAGGAGCGGTATGACTCGACACATGctgacgcacacaggagaaaaacctttcagttgctcagtttgtgcgaAAAGCTTTTCCTTTCAGAACCGTTTGACTCGacacatgctgacacacacaggagaaaaaccttttatttgCTCCGTTTGTAGCCAAGGATTTGCTCGGAAGTCAACAATGTttttacacatgagaacacacacaggagaaaaacctttctattgctcagtttgtggtagaAGATTCTCTCGAAAGGAATatatggtatcacacatgagaacgcacgaaggagaaaaacctttccattgctcagtttgtggtagaATATTTTCTCGGAGGGAGCGTATgatatcacacatgagaacacacaaaggacaaaaacctgtttgctgctcagtttgtggtaaaagttatTTTCGCCAAACCACTTCAGCTAACCATATAGTCAAACACACAGGAGGAGAAAAAACTTGTTGTTGTTCAGTTTTGCTGTTTAGGCTTtttgtgtga
- the LOC129179216 gene encoding oocyte zinc finger protein XlCOF22-like isoform X1, translated as MNHCYAKMATSSQREGGRESAPPTPSKSSTEKKPQTADNDIQPIARERQRPPQMQEGSSTLKREDPTPPHVKEEEEELWTTQEGEHLLGLEVADLTKLPLTGVSVKTEDDEDKPAESFFWFCPADVQQLISHQEECPRQLQASATLKQEDPQPPHVKEEEDEPQLSHVKKERVELWTTQEEQRFLGQEKADLTKLPLTVKIEDKPPESSQLHHSPSEENRGAERPSSSSSPQHMTTEADGDHCGGSQADNLLAPLSDSDDTTSHSSEDEDGDDTQEPLSSDTDGEGDMRTHADNKHSKCSKKKTGKNCLTCAFCSKSFHYKSNLNVHMRRHTGEKPFSCSVCAKRFSRQSHLTQHMPTHTGEKPFSCSVCAKCFSLKGHLTRHMLTHTGEKPFSCSVCAKSFSFRSGMTRHMLTHTGEKPFSCSVCAKSFSFQNRLTRHMLTHTGEKPFICSVCSQGFARKSTMFLHMRTHTGEKPFYCSVCGRRFSRKEYMVSHMRTHEGEKPFHCSVCGRIFSRRERMISHMRTHKGQKPVCCSVCGKSYFRQTTSANHIVKHTGGEKTCCCSVLLFRLFV; from the exons ATGAACCACTGCTATGCTAAAATGGCGACGTCAAGTCAAAGAGAAGGTGGAAGAGAATCAGCGCCACCAACTCCCAGCAAATCATCAACGGAGAAAAAGCCTCAAACTGCAGATAACG acatccaACCGATTGCTCGTGAAAGACAACGTCCCCCTCAGATGCAGGAGgggagctccactttgaagcGGGAGGATCCAACGCCCCCgcatgttaaagaggaagaggaggagctctggaccactcaggagggagagcatcttctaGGACTGGAAGTggctgatctcaccaagttgccactgactggtgtctctgtgaagactgaagatgatgaagacaaaccaGCTGAATCCTTTTTCTGGTTTTGTCCTGCAGATGTCCAGCAGCTGATTAGTCATCAAGAAGAGTGTCCCCGTCAGTTGCAAGCGAGCGCCACTTTGAAACAGGAGGATCCACAGCCCCcccatgttaaagaggaagaggacgaGCCACAGCTCTCCCATGTTAAAAAGGAAAGGGTGGAACTCTGGACCACTCAAGAGGAACAACGTTTTCTCGGGCAGGAAaaggctgatctcaccaagttgccactgactgtgAAGAtagaagacaaaccacctgagtcctcacagcttcatcacagtccaagtgaggagaacagaggggcggagcgtccaagcagcagcagctcaccacaacacatgacaacagaagctgatggagaccactgtggaggatcacaagcagacaacctcttagctccactatcagatagtgatgaCACAACATCACACTCTTCTGAGGATGAAGACGGGGACGACACCCAAGAACCtttgagcagcgatacagacggtgaaggtgatatgaggactcatgctgacaacaaacactccaaatgctctaaaaagaagacaggtaAAAACTGTTTGACGTGCGCTTTTTGTTCTAAAAGCTTTCATTATAAGAGTAATTTGAATGTACACATGCGTagacacacaggagaaaaacctttcagttgctctgTTTGTGCTAAACGCTTTTCTCGTCAGAGCCATCTGACTCAGCACATGCCGACAcatacaggagaaaaacccttcagttgctcagtttgtgctaaatgtttttctcttaaGGGCCACTTGACTCGACACATGctgacgcacacaggagaaaaacctttcagttgctcagtttgtgctaaaagcttTTCCTTTAGGAGCGGTATGACTCGACACATGctgacgcacacaggagaaaaacctttcagttgctcagtttgtgcgaAAAGCTTTTCCTTTCAGAACCGTTTGACTCGacacatgctgacacacacaggagaaaaaccttttatttgCTCCGTTTGTAGCCAAGGATTTGCTCGGAAGTCAACAATGTttttacacatgagaacacacacaggagaaaaacctttctattgctcagtttgtggtagaAGATTCTCTCGAAAGGAATatatggtatcacacatgagaacgcacgaaggagaaaaacctttccattgctcagtttgtggtagaATATTTTCTCGGAGGGAGCGTATgatatcacacatgagaacacacaaaggacaaaaacctgtttgctgctcagtttgtggtaaaagttatTTTCGCCAAACCACTTCAGCTAACCATATAGTCAAACACACAGGAGGAGAAAAAACTTGTTGTTGTTCAGTTTTGCTGTTTAGGCTTtttgtgtga
- the LOC129179216 gene encoding oocyte zinc finger protein XlCOF22-like isoform X2 encodes MLKWRRQVKEKVEENQRHQLPANHQRRKSLKLQITVNIQPIARERQRPPQMQEGSSTLKREDPTPPHVKEEEEELWTTQEGEHLLGLEVADLTKLPLTGVSVKTEDDEDKPAESFFWFCPADVQQLISHQEECPRQLQASATLKQEDPQPPHVKEEEDEPQLSHVKKERVELWTTQEEQRFLGQEKADLTKLPLTVKIEDKPPESSQLHHSPSEENRGAERPSSSSSPQHMTTEADGDHCGGSQADNLLAPLSDSDDTTSHSSEDEDGDDTQEPLSSDTDGEGDMRTHADNKHSKCSKKKTGKNCLTCAFCSKSFHYKSNLNVHMRRHTGEKPFSCSVCAKRFSRQSHLTQHMPTHTGEKPFSCSVCAKCFSLKGHLTRHMLTHTGEKPFSCSVCAKSFSFRSGMTRHMLTHTGEKPFSCSVCAKSFSFQNRLTRHMLTHTGEKPFICSVCSQGFARKSTMFLHMRTHTGEKPFYCSVCGRRFSRKEYMVSHMRTHEGEKPFHCSVCGRIFSRRERMISHMRTHKGQKPVCCSVCGKSYFRQTTSANHIVKHTGGEKTCCCSVLLFRLFV; translated from the exons ATGCTAAAATGGCGACGTCAAGTCAAAGAGAAGGTGGAAGAGAATCAGCGCCACCAACTCCCAGCAAATCATCAACGGAGAAAAAGCCTCAAACTGCAGATAACGGTCA acatccaACCGATTGCTCGTGAAAGACAACGTCCCCCTCAGATGCAGGAGgggagctccactttgaagcGGGAGGATCCAACGCCCCCgcatgttaaagaggaagaggaggagctctggaccactcaggagggagagcatcttctaGGACTGGAAGTggctgatctcaccaagttgccactgactggtgtctctgtgaagactgaagatgatgaagacaaaccaGCTGAATCCTTTTTCTGGTTTTGTCCTGCAGATGTCCAGCAGCTGATTAGTCATCAAGAAGAGTGTCCCCGTCAGTTGCAAGCGAGCGCCACTTTGAAACAGGAGGATCCACAGCCCCcccatgttaaagaggaagaggacgaGCCACAGCTCTCCCATGTTAAAAAGGAAAGGGTGGAACTCTGGACCACTCAAGAGGAACAACGTTTTCTCGGGCAGGAAaaggctgatctcaccaagttgccactgactgtgAAGAtagaagacaaaccacctgagtcctcacagcttcatcacagtccaagtgaggagaacagaggggcggagcgtccaagcagcagcagctcaccacaacacatgacaacagaagctgatggagaccactgtggaggatcacaagcagacaacctcttagctccactatcagatagtgatgaCACAACATCACACTCTTCTGAGGATGAAGACGGGGACGACACCCAAGAACCtttgagcagcgatacagacggtgaaggtgatatgaggactcatgctgacaacaaacactccaaatgctctaaaaagaagacaggtaAAAACTGTTTGACGTGCGCTTTTTGTTCTAAAAGCTTTCATTATAAGAGTAATTTGAATGTACACATGCGTagacacacaggagaaaaacctttcagttgctctgTTTGTGCTAAACGCTTTTCTCGTCAGAGCCATCTGACTCAGCACATGCCGACAcatacaggagaaaaacccttcagttgctcagtttgtgctaaatgtttttctcttaaGGGCCACTTGACTCGACACATGctgacgcacacaggagaaaaacctttcagttgctcagtttgtgctaaaagcttTTCCTTTAGGAGCGGTATGACTCGACACATGctgacgcacacaggagaaaaacctttcagttgctcagtttgtgcgaAAAGCTTTTCCTTTCAGAACCGTTTGACTCGacacatgctgacacacacaggagaaaaaccttttatttgCTCCGTTTGTAGCCAAGGATTTGCTCGGAAGTCAACAATGTttttacacatgagaacacacacaggagaaaaacctttctattgctcagtttgtggtagaAGATTCTCTCGAAAGGAATatatggtatcacacatgagaacgcacgaaggagaaaaacctttccattgctcagtttgtggtagaATATTTTCTCGGAGGGAGCGTATgatatcacacatgagaacacacaaaggacaaaaacctgtttgctgctcagtttgtggtaaaagttatTTTCGCCAAACCACTTCAGCTAACCATATAGTCAAACACACAGGAGGAGAAAAAACTTGTTGTTGTTCAGTTTTGCTGTTTAGGCTTtttgtgtga
- the LOC129179216 gene encoding zinc finger protein OZF-like isoform X4: MQEGSSTLKREDPTPPHVKEEEEELWTTQEGEHLLGLEVADLTKLPLTGVSVKTEDDEDKPAESFFWFCPADVQQLISHQEECPRQLQASATLKQEDPQPPHVKEEEDEPQLSHVKKERVELWTTQEEQRFLGQEKADLTKLPLTVKIEDKPPESSQLHHSPSEENRGAERPSSSSSPQHMTTEADGDHCGGSQADNLLAPLSDSDDTTSHSSEDEDGDDTQEPLSSDTDGEGDMRTHADNKHSKCSKKKTGKNCLTCAFCSKSFHYKSNLNVHMRRHTGEKPFSCSVCAKRFSRQSHLTQHMPTHTGEKPFSCSVCAKCFSLKGHLTRHMLTHTGEKPFSCSVCAKSFSFRSGMTRHMLTHTGEKPFSCSVCAKSFSFQNRLTRHMLTHTGEKPFICSVCSQGFARKSTMFLHMRTHTGEKPFYCSVCGRRFSRKEYMVSHMRTHEGEKPFHCSVCGRIFSRRERMISHMRTHKGQKPVCCSVCGKSYFRQTTSANHIVKHTGGEKTCCCSVLLFRLFV; encoded by the coding sequence ATGCAGGAGgggagctccactttgaagcGGGAGGATCCAACGCCCCCgcatgttaaagaggaagaggaggagctctggaccactcaggagggagagcatcttctaGGACTGGAAGTggctgatctcaccaagttgccactgactggtgtctctgtgaagactgaagatgatgaagacaaaccaGCTGAATCCTTTTTCTGGTTTTGTCCTGCAGATGTCCAGCAGCTGATTAGTCATCAAGAAGAGTGTCCCCGTCAGTTGCAAGCGAGCGCCACTTTGAAACAGGAGGATCCACAGCCCCcccatgttaaagaggaagaggacgaGCCACAGCTCTCCCATGTTAAAAAGGAAAGGGTGGAACTCTGGACCACTCAAGAGGAACAACGTTTTCTCGGGCAGGAAaaggctgatctcaccaagttgccactgactgtgAAGAtagaagacaaaccacctgagtcctcacagcttcatcacagtccaagtgaggagaacagaggggcggagcgtccaagcagcagcagctcaccacaacacatgacaacagaagctgatggagaccactgtggaggatcacaagcagacaacctcttagctccactatcagatagtgatgaCACAACATCACACTCTTCTGAGGATGAAGACGGGGACGACACCCAAGAACCtttgagcagcgatacagacggtgaaggtgatatgaggactcatgctgacaacaaacactccaaatgctctaaaaagaagacaggtaAAAACTGTTTGACGTGCGCTTTTTGTTCTAAAAGCTTTCATTATAAGAGTAATTTGAATGTACACATGCGTagacacacaggagaaaaacctttcagttgctctgTTTGTGCTAAACGCTTTTCTCGTCAGAGCCATCTGACTCAGCACATGCCGACAcatacaggagaaaaacccttcagttgctcagtttgtgctaaatgtttttctcttaaGGGCCACTTGACTCGACACATGctgacgcacacaggagaaaaacctttcagttgctcagtttgtgctaaaagcttTTCCTTTAGGAGCGGTATGACTCGACACATGctgacgcacacaggagaaaaacctttcagttgctcagtttgtgcgaAAAGCTTTTCCTTTCAGAACCGTTTGACTCGacacatgctgacacacacaggagaaaaaccttttatttgCTCCGTTTGTAGCCAAGGATTTGCTCGGAAGTCAACAATGTttttacacatgagaacacacacaggagaaaaacctttctattgctcagtttgtggtagaAGATTCTCTCGAAAGGAATatatggtatcacacatgagaacgcacgaaggagaaaaacctttccattgctcagtttgtggtagaATATTTTCTCGGAGGGAGCGTATgatatcacacatgagaacacacaaaggacaaaaacctgtttgctgctcagtttgtggtaaaagttatTTTCGCCAAACCACTTCAGCTAACCATATAGTCAAACACACAGGAGGAGAAAAAACTTGTTGTTGTTCAGTTTTGCTGTTTAGGCTTtttgtgtga